From Simonsiella muelleri ATCC 29453:
AAGGTGCGGTAAAACGCATTGGAGGTCCGAACCCACGCATGTTGCAAAATGCGGGGATGAGCTGTGGATAGGGGTGAAAGGCTAAACAAACTCGGAGATAGCTGGTTCTCCCCGAAAACTATTTAGGTAGTGCCTCGAGTATGAGACTGATGGGGGTAAAGCACTGTTATGGCTAGGGGGTTATTGCAACTTACCAACCCATGGCAAACTCAGAATACCATCAAGTTGCTCCTCGGGAGACAGACATCGGGTGCTAACGTCCGGTGTCAAGAGGGAAACAACCCAGACCGCCAGCTAAGGTCCCAAATGATAGATTAAGTGGTAAACGAAGTGGGAAGGCACAGACAGCCAGGATGTTGGCTTAGAAGCAGCCATCATTTAAAGAAAGCGTAATAGCTCACTGGTCGAGTCTTCCTGCGCGGAAGATGTAACGGGGCTCAAATCTATAACCGAAGCTGCGGATATACTTTTAGTATATGGTAGGGGAGCGTTCTGTAAGCCTGAGAAGGTGATTCGTAAGGATTGTTGGAGGTATCAGAAGTGCGAATGTTGACATGAGTAGCGATAAAACGGGTGAAAAGCCCGTTCGCCGAAAGCCCAAGGTTTCCTACGCAACGTTCATCGGCGTAGGGTGAGTCGGCTCCTAAGGCGAGGCAGAAATGCGTAGTCGATGGGAAACGGGTTAATATTCCCGTACTTTGATTCAATGCGATGTGGGGACGGAGAAGGTTAGGTTAGCAAACTGTTGGAATAGTTTGTTTAAGCCAGTAGGTGGAAAGAGTAGGCAAATCCGCTCTTTCTTAACACCGAGACGTGATGACGAGTGTCTACGGACATGAAGTGACCAATACCACGCTTCCAGGAAAAGCCACTAAGCTTCAGTTGAATCAGAACCGTACCGCAAACCGACACAGGTGGGCAGGATGAGAATTCTAAGGCGCTTGAGAGAACTCGGGAGAAGGAACTCGGCAAATTGATACCGTAACTTCGGGAGAAGGTATGCCCTCTAATGTTAAGGACTTGCTCCGTAAGCATCTGAGGGTCGCAGAGAATAGGTGGCTGCGACTGTTTATTAAAAACACAGCACTCTGCTAACACGAAAGTGGACGTATAGGGTGTGACGCCTGCCCGGTGCTGGAAGGTTAATTGAAGATGTGCAAGCATCGGATCGAAGCCCCAGTAAACGGCGGCCGTAACTATAACGGTCCTAAGGTAGCGAAATTCCTTGTCGGGTAAGTTCCGACCCGCACGAATGGCGTAACGATGGCCACACTGTCTCCTCCCGAGACTCAGCGAAGTTGAAATGGTTGTGAAGATGCAATCTCCCCGCTGCTAGACGGAAAGACCCCGTGAACCTTTACTGTAGCTTTGCATTGGACTTTGAAGTCACTTGTGTAGGATAGGTGGGAGGCTTAGAAGCAGAGACGCCAGTCTCTGTGGAGCCGTCCTTGAAATACCACCCTGGTGTCTTTGAGGTTCTAACCCAGACCCGTCATCCGGGTCGGGGACAGTGCATGGTAGGCAGTTTGACTGGGGCGGTCTCCTCCCAAAGAGTAACGGAGGAGTTCGAAGGTTACCTAGGTCCGGTCGGAAATCGGACTGATAGTGCAATGGCAAAAGGTAGCTTAACTGCGAGACCGACAAGTCGAGCAGGTGCGAAAGCAGGACATAGTGATCCGGTGGTTCTGAATGGAAGGGCCATCGCTCAACGGATAAAAGGTACTCCGGGGATAACAGGCTGATTCCGCCCAAGAGTCCATATCGACGGCGGAGTTTGGCACCTCGATGTCGGCTCATCACATCCTGGGGCTGTAGTCGGTCCCAAGGGTATGGCTGTTCGCCATTTAAAGTGGTACGTGAGCTGGGTTTAAAACGTCGTGAGACAGTTTGGTCCCTATCTGCAGTGGGCGTTGGAAGTTTGACGGGGGCTGCTCCTAGTACGAGAGGACCGGAGTGGACGAACCTCTGGTGTACCGGTTGTTTCGCCAGAAGCATAGCCGGGTAGCTAAGTTCGGAAGAGATAAGCGCTGAAAGCATCTAAGCGCGAAACTCGCCTGAAGATGAGACTTCCCTTGTGGTTTAACCACACTAAAGAGTCGTTCGAGACCAGGACGTTGATAGGTGGGGTGTGGAAGCGCGGTAACGCGTGAAGCTAACCCATACTAATTGCTCGTGAGGCTTGACTCTATCATTTGAAGGACTTTGGAAGAAATAGAAATACCAAAGCACAAAGATAAAGCTTACTGATGAATACACTTCATCACTCAAAAAATCAGTTGATTAAAGAATAAATAGGGTAAGAAAAATTAAAATTATCTTACCAACGGCTTACCAATTTGACAGTTTATGTTTGGCGACCATAGCGGTTTGGTCCCACTCCTTCCCATCTCGAACAGGACAGTGAAACAAACCAGCGCCGATGATAGTATAGTTCCTATGCGAAAGTAGGTCATCGCCAAACTCTTTATTCAAAAATCCCTTAGCCAATCTATGTTGTGTGCTAAGGGATTTTTTATCATAGAATTTAATATTATGTAACCTTTGCAGAACCCTCATTTTTAGCAAAAACTAAAAATGGTTTTTCAGAGATTTCTAAGTGGAAATGGAAAATATGGCATTGAATATTAAAATAATTCCTGTAACCCCTTATGAACAAAATTGTACTTTATTGTGGGACGATGAAACCAATGAAGCAGTTTTGACGGATTTGGGGGGCAATGCAGCAGAAATTTGGCACATTATTCAGAAAAAACATTTGAATTTAAAAGAAATTTGGCTAACTCACGGGCATTTGGATCATGTAGGTGGTGTGGTAGCGATGCGCGAATTAACCGATACCCCTGTGATTGGTCCGCATTGTGATGATTTGTTTTTGTTGGAAGATTTATCCAATAAAACACGTGAATATGCTAAGTATGGCTTTGAATTTTCAACTAATTTTTTGCCAACACGCTGGCTGAATGAAGGTGAAGTGCTAAGCGTGGGGCAATATGAATTTTCAGTACTGCACATTCCAGGACATACGCCAGGACATGTAGTGTTCTATTGTGAACGAGAGAAGTTATTGATTGCAGGTGATGTCTTATTCAAAGAAAGTATTGGGCGCACCGATTTTCCGCGTGGTAATACGCAAGATTTACATCACGGAATTCGTACCAAATTGTACAGGCTGCCTGAAAATGTGGTCGTGATTCCAGGGCATCGCGAAACCACAACGATTGGACATGAAAAAATTTACAATCCTTATGTCCGTGCTGAATAATATCATGATAATAAACAACCACAGCTTTAATGCAGTGGTTGTTTTTAATTTGTATCAATTATACAGATACTTCTGCTTTGATGTGTGGGTGTGGATTGTAATTAATTAATTCAAAATCTTCATATTTAAATTCAAATAAATCTTTGATTTTATCGTTAATTTTTATTTCAGGCAGCCTGCGTGGTTCACGTGTTAATTGTAATTTGGCTTGCTCAAAATGATTATTATAAATATGAGCATCGCCGAGTGTGTGGATAAATTCACCAGCCTGTAGTTTACAAACTTGCGCCATCATCATTGTCAAAAGCGCGTAACTCGCAATATTGAAAGGCACACCTAAAAAAATATCCGCACTGCGTTGATATAATTGACAAGATAATTTTCCGTCTGCTACATAAAATTGAAACAAGGCATGACACGGTGGCAATGCCATGTTGTCCACTTCGGCAGGATTCCACGCACTGACAATCAAGCGGCGGCTATCTGGATTTTGTTTAATTTGTTGGATAATTTGACTAATTTGATCAATGCTTTTGCCATTTGGGGTTTGCCAACTGCGCCATTGTGCGCCGTATACGCGCCCTAAATCGCCATTTTCATCAGCCCATTCGTCCCAAATAGAAACATTATTATCTTTCAAATATTTAATATTGGTTTCACCTTTCAGAAACCACAATAATTCGTGAATAATAGAACGCAAATGCAGTTTTTTAGTAGTCAAAAGTGGAAAACCATTTGCCAAGTCAAAACGCATTTGATAGCCAAATACCGAGCGCGTGCCAGTGCCTGTGCGATCGGATTTGTCCGTGCCGTGTTCTAGAACATACTGGATAAGATTTAAATAAGTTTGCATAATTTTGATTCTTCAAATGAAAATAATAAATAACCCAATAAATTATCTGATTTTAAATAATTTATTGGGGTTGGATTTTACCTGAATTTAATGAGTTGCAAAGGTTTCAGGCTGCCTGAAAAGCAAAAATCAATATTTTTGATGAGCAAATTGCACAATTTCACGCATTTTTTCAATGGTTTCAGTACGTGCTAAAATGCCGTGTTCGCCCATAATTTTCGCAAATATACTCGGAACTTGCTGTATACTGATGATATTTGGTGCAAATTTTTCGCACACTGCATCAATCGTATTCACATAATTTTGGTTGGCTTTACGCGAAATATACACTACATTCCAAGTGCGAGTGATTTTGCTATGGAATTGATTTTCTTTGATAATATGTGCATATTCATTGAAAATATCAAAATCATTCGCGTAATCCCACATATCAATCGTTAAACCACCTGGTGGCCGGCAATTGATTTCCAACGGTAATAATTCTCCAGTGCCTTGTACACGGAAAAATTCAAAATGGAAAAAACGCTCGCGAACATTAAACGCTTTTACGCATTTTTTGCCCAATTCTACCAATTTGGGCGAAATTTCACGCGGAACATAGTAATACATATCACCATCTTTTGCTACCGTATCTAAAACCGCTTCTGAATATTCCAAGCTTGCGTAAAATACAATGTTGCCATCATGGTCAGTTAAGCCATCAAATGTGATGATGTCGCCCTTAATGAATTCTTCCATGATGTATTCAACGTGTGGATTTTTCTGTTGAAAGAATTGTGATAATTCTGCATCTGATTGAATTTTATAGGTATCGCTTGCACCAACGCCAGAATTGGGTTTGATAATTATCGGGAATTTTAATTCTTTGGCTAATTTTTTTGCGTCTTCATCATTGGAAAATACACGCCCTTTGGCAACTTTTAACCCCGTTTTACGGAACACTTCTTTCATTTGTGCTTTGGTTTTAATTGCCAACATATCATCGGTTTTGTAGCCGAATACATTAAAATCAGTGCGTAATTGAGCATCTAATTCTAACCAATACTCATTGTGTGATTCAATTCGGTCAATGCGCCCATATTTGTGCGCGAAGTAGGCAACTGCACGATAAACTTGGTCATAATCTTTCATATTATCAACACGATAATATTCAGTTAATGAGTTGCGTAATCCTTCGCTCAAACTTTCGTAAGGTGCATCAGCAATGCCTAATGTGTTGAAGCCATTTTCACGCAAACGCACAGCGAAAGTTTCAAAATTAGCAGGAAAATGTGGCGAAATCATCACAAAATTGATGGGTCGGGACATGGGTTATTCCTTGTGAATGGGTTACTTGGAAACAACATTTTCGGGGCTGCTTTTTTCAGGCTGCCTGAATCAATGATTGTAGATTTTTTAACCAAATTTAACAATATTATTTTGAAATACGATACAATATTTTTGTTCAACTGGTTATTTTGGAAAGGATAAAATACCATGCGTCGTTATTATTCAGATTATTATCTTGAAATGGAAGAACATTTTGTTTATGTGCCATACTTTAATCACGACCGCCGCATCCGTGTTTTGCTGCCCAAAGATTATCGCATCAATGAACATGAACGCTACCCTGTTTTGTATATGCATGATGGGCAAAATGTGTTTTACAGCAAGGAATCTTATTCGGGTTATTCGTGGAAAGTAATTCCTACCATTAAAAATAATCCGCAAATTCCCAAAATGATTGTTGTTGGAATAGACAATGCCAGAGAAAATCGTTTAAATGAGTATTCGCCATGGCAGACCGATACTGGTTCAACGCCTGAAACCATGTATGCTGGTGGTTTGGGAGGAGAATATGGTAAATGGGTAGTGAATACAGTTAAACCTTTGATTGATAAAAATTATCGCACACTCAAGGAACGCGAATATACGTTATTGGCAGGCAGTTCTATGGGGGGGATTATCACGGCATATATGGGGGCGGCATACCCTGAAGTATTTGGGCATTTGGGTGTATTTTCTTTGGCATCGTGGTTTAGCGAGCGTGATTTTTTGCAATTTATTCATGAGCATCCATTGCATTCAGATACGAAAGTGTATATTCAAGTCGGTACGAAAGAAGGTGATGAAATGGACTCGCATTTTATTGCCAATATGAATCAAGCTTATATCGATTGTACGTTGAATTATTATCAAGCGTTGTTGCGGACAGGTTCACCTTTGGATAATGTGAATGTGCGCATTATGGCAAATAAAAATCATCATGAAAGGCATTGGGCATATCACTTTTTTGAATTTTTGGGCTTTACGTTGATGCAAAAATAAATGGGGAATTCGGTTATAATGTCGGGTGGATGATTTTCAGGCAGCCTGAAAAGTTTTTCGTGTATATGAACATTTTTTAAAATGGATATTTACGTTAGAATATTATTCACTTTTTTCGTGCGTGTTTCGGTGTGAAACATGCGTCAAACTTTATTATTTCAACGAAACGAATTATGCACAATACCGCCACTCAAATTATTCAAAATGGTTTAATCGCCATTCAAAACGCCCATAACCAACAAGATTTAGAATGGGTAAAAGCACAGTATTTAGGCAAAACGGGCGAATTGAACGTACTTTTAAAACAATTGGGCAAAATGTCGCCAGAGGAGCGCAAAACAGTCGGCGCACACATCAACGAATGCAAACAACAGTTTCAGGCAGCCTACGATGCCAAACGTGCCCAATTGGAACGCGCCAAATTGGAAGCACAACTTGCTGCCGAAAGTTTAGACGTAACGCTGCCTGCGCG
This genomic window contains:
- a CDS encoding MBL fold metallo-hydrolase; translated protein: MALNIKIIPVTPYEQNCTLLWDDETNEAVLTDLGGNAAEIWHIIQKKHLNLKEIWLTHGHLDHVGGVVAMRELTDTPVIGPHCDDLFLLEDLSNKTREYAKYGFEFSTNFLPTRWLNEGEVLSVGQYEFSVLHIPGHTPGHVVFYCEREKLLIAGDVLFKESIGRTDFPRGNTQDLHHGIRTKLYRLPENVVVIPGHRETTTIGHEKIYNPYVRAE
- a CDS encoding thymidylate synthase, translated to MQTYLNLIQYVLEHGTDKSDRTGTGTRSVFGYQMRFDLANGFPLLTTKKLHLRSIIHELLWFLKGETNIKYLKDNNVSIWDEWADENGDLGRVYGAQWRSWQTPNGKSIDQISQIIQQIKQNPDSRRLIVSAWNPAEVDNMALPPCHALFQFYVADGKLSCQLYQRSADIFLGVPFNIASYALLTMMMAQVCKLQAGEFIHTLGDAHIYNNHFEQAKLQLTREPRRLPEIKINDKIKDLFEFKYEDFELINYNPHPHIKAEVSV
- a CDS encoding ATP-grasp domain-containing protein, which encodes MSRPINFVMISPHFPANFETFAVRLRENGFNTLGIADAPYESLSEGLRNSLTEYYRVDNMKDYDQVYRAVAYFAHKYGRIDRIESHNEYWLELDAQLRTDFNVFGYKTDDMLAIKTKAQMKEVFRKTGLKVAKGRVFSNDEDAKKLAKELKFPIIIKPNSGVGASDTYKIQSDAELSQFFQQKNPHVEYIMEEFIKGDIITFDGLTDHDGNIVFYASLEYSEAVLDTVAKDGDMYYYVPREISPKLVELGKKCVKAFNVRERFFHFEFFRVQGTGELLPLEINCRPPGGLTIDMWDYANDFDIFNEYAHIIKENQFHSKITRTWNVVYISRKANQNYVNTIDAVCEKFAPNIISIQQVPSIFAKIMGEHGILARTETIEKMREIVQFAHQKY
- a CDS encoding alpha/beta hydrolase; amino-acid sequence: MRRYYSDYYLEMEEHFVYVPYFNHDRRIRVLLPKDYRINEHERYPVLYMHDGQNVFYSKESYSGYSWKVIPTIKNNPQIPKMIVVGIDNARENRLNEYSPWQTDTGSTPETMYAGGLGGEYGKWVVNTVKPLIDKNYRTLKEREYTLLAGSSMGGIITAYMGAAYPEVFGHLGVFSLASWFSERDFLQFIHEHPLHSDTKVYIQVGTKEGDEMDSHFIANMNQAYIDCTLNYYQALLRTGSPLDNVNVRIMANKNHHERHWAYHFFEFLGFTLMQK